In a single window of the Palaemon carinicauda isolate YSFRI2023 chromosome 10, ASM3689809v2, whole genome shotgun sequence genome:
- the LOC137647993 gene encoding uncharacterized protein, with translation MSVSCTSVLLSGWIARFGIPDHIISDRGTTFTSKFWTSLANILGISLLQTTSYKAAANGMVEHFQHTVKAALMSLCKDSNWFTLLPWVVLEIRTTPKDTPDVSAAEMVYGDLLVVTARFFPYSTFSDDLQRIYHVVGKFTPCSQTYKPPVKHHMLTDLHSVSVEYIN, from the coding sequence atgtctgtctcatgtacatctgtcttactctcaggatggattgcaagatttggtatccctgatcatattattTCTgatagaggtaccactttcacctctaaattttggacatcattagcgaatatcctgggcatctcCTTACTTCAGACAACTTCTTACAAagccgctgccaatggaatggttgaacattttcaacataccgtcaaagcagctttgatgtccctctgcaaggattccaactggtttactctgcttccctgggtcgtcctggaaataaggactactcctaaagatacCCCCGACGTCTCggccgctgaaatggtgtatggcgacttgtTGGTCGTCACTGCCAGATTTTTTCCTTATtcaaccttctccgacgatctgcagcgcatatatcacgtcgtgggaaaatttactccatgcagccagacttacaagcccccagtgaaacATCACATGCTGACAGACTTGCATTCT